The Mercurialis annua linkage group LG2, ddMerAnnu1.2, whole genome shotgun sequence genome contains a region encoding:
- the LOC126667826 gene encoding protochlorophyllide-dependent translocon component 52, chloroplastic-like → MESVKTYSFNIPTSLTKTKFLKPNSLNFPFNSLPTSNFHKNASTFKLFTTLSSSSSPSSATTESIEPPEAEVESDEQGDKFDWYSEWYPVMPVCDLDKRVPRGKKILGIDVVVWWDKNENSWKVFDDACPHRLAPLSEGRIDKWGRLQCVYHGWCFNGSGDCKFIPQAPPDGPPVHTSKRACVVAYPTTVHHDIVWFWPNADPQYKDILMKKKPPFISELDDPSYTTSMGNRDIPYGYDILTENLMDPAHVPYAHYGLMQTRQVKEKADREGGRPLDMSVKKLDKNGFLGKQDWGSSKFIAPLIFYAYTDSTAEQENGAVSSSKTKRNMALIFICIPVSPGNSRLIWAFPRNFGVWIDKIVPRWMFHVGQNLILDSDLYLLHLEERKIMKAGPANWQKACFVPTKSDALVVGFRRWLNKYAGGQVDWRGKYNGELPPIPPREQLMDRYWSHVVNCSSCNAAYKGLNALEFSLQMASLVSIGIVAAVKQSVMSVAARTALITLAVACFLASRLLARFIYKNFHYHDYNHAFR, encoded by the exons ATGGAATCTGTTAAAACCTACTCATTTAACATCCCAACTTCACTAACAAAAACCAAATTCCTCAAACCCAACTCGTTAAATTTCCCGTTCAACTCATTACCAACTTCAAACTTTCACAAAAATGCATCAacattcaaacttttcaccactctatcatcatcatcatcgccGTCTTCTGCCACAACAGAGTCAATTGAGCCACCGGAGGCAGAGGTAGAATCCGATGAGCAGGGAGATAAATTTGATTGGTATTCGGAATGGTACCCAGTAATGCCAGTTTGTGACTTGGACAAAAGGGTGCCACGTGGGAAGAAAATATTGGGTATTGATGTGGTGGTGTGGTGGGATAAGAATGAGAATTCGTGGAAAGTGTTTGATGATGCTTGTCCTCACAGATTGGCACCCTTGTCTGAAGGCAGGATTGATAAGTGGGGAAGGCTGCAGTGCGTGTATCATGGCTGGTGTTTTAATGGCTCCGGTGACTGCAAATTCATACCTCAGGCACCACCTGATGGACCTCCG GTACACACATCCAAGAGAGCATGTGTAGTAGCTTATCCTACCACAGTGCATCATGATATTGTTTGGTTTTGGCCTAATGCTGATCCTCAATACAAAGATATACTTATGAAAAAGAAACCCCCTTTCATCTCAGAATTGGATGATCCGTCATATACGACATCAATGGGAAATAGAGATATTCCCTACGG GTATGACATTCTGACTGAAAATCTCATGGATCCTGCTCATGTCCCCTATGCACATTATGGATTAATGCAAACCCGGCAAGTGAAAG AGAAGGCTGATAGAGAAGGTGGTAGACCACTGGATATGAGTGTCAAGAAACTTGACAAAAATGGTTTTCTCGGAAAACAGGACTGGGGCAGCAGCAAATTTATAGCACCATTGATATTTTATGCTTATACTGATAGTACGGCGGAACAAGAGAATGGAGCTGTTTCATCCTCTAAAACCAAAAGG AATATggctttaatttttatttgcatCCCCGTTAGTCCTGGCAATAGCAGATTGATTTGGGCGTTTCCAAGAAATTTTGGAGTTTGGATTGACAAAATAGTACCAAGATGGATGTTTCACGTGGGACAAAATCTAATTCTGGATTCAGATCTTTATCTTCTTCATTTAGAG GAGCGGAAAATCATGAAGGCTGGCCCTGCCAATTGGCAAAAGGCTTGTTTTGTGCCAACCAAGTCGGATGCTCTGGTAGTCGGTTTCAGGAGATGGTTGAACAAGTATGCCGGTGGTCAAGTTGATTGGAGAGGCAAGTACAATGGCGAACTTCCTCCTATTCCGCCTAGAGAACAACTGATGGACAG GTACTGGTCTCATGTGGTGAACTGTAGCAGTTGCAATGCTGCATATAAAGGGCTGAATGCTCTTGAGTTCAGTCTGCAAATGGCTTCTCTGGTTTCAATCGGAATCGTAGCTGCAGTTAAACAAAGCGTTATGTCGGTAGCTGCCAGAACTGCATTGATCACATTAGCAGTAGCATGTTTTTTAGCTTCCAGATTGCTCGCTCGCTTCATCTACAAGAACTTTCATTACCATGACTATAATCATGCATTTCGGTGA
- the LOC126669991 gene encoding protein DMP3-like, with the protein MASSGSRRRKRHHYTSRNTNVHRPSSTSQLRLLSQIIAQAEKAANLPYLTVFAFQILTPIITNNGSGLTDLSVHKITFADGVHAVLSVLVFIAVSLHDRNVLSCFYPLPKHLIGKVLEAIPFGIAVICILIYRVFPNRRQGVGYPSTLRLRN; encoded by the exons ATGGCTAGTTCCGGTAGCAGAAGGAGAAAACGCCACCACTATACGAGCAGGAACACGAATGTTCATCGGCCTTCTTCTACTTCGCAGCTACGGTTATTGTCACAAATTATAGCACAGGCAGAAAAGGCAGCAAATCTTCCTTATTTAACTGTTTTCGCCTTTCAGATTCTGACACCGATCATTACGAACAACG GCTCAGGATTGACGGATTTGAGCGTTCACAAGATTACGTTTGCGGATGGAGTTCACGCTGTTTTGTCTGTGCTTGTGTTTATTGCTGTCTCGTTGCATGATAGAAATGTTTTGAGTTGCTTCTATCCCCTGCCTAAGCATCTCATTGGAAAGGTTTTGGAAGCTATTCCTTTTGGAATTGCCGTAATTTGCATATTGATATATCGTGTTTTTCCAAATAGAAGGCAAGGAGTTGGCTACCCTTCTACACTCAGATTACGCAATTAG